ctcaaacctttacgacttgttgcaattatatccaaaccttttaattttcgcaataatatccaaaccttttaatttttgcaataataaacaattttagaaaaaaattttatataactttatcaaattttttcttCTAGTTATAGTTgattcaattaataattatttagtatcattttaataaataattttttaataaatataaaaaaaacaattcaatcaaaaaataacaataatattttCAACAGGATAACTATTGTATTAGCTCAAGAGCAATAGCAGctatatttttatgattaaaaaaacTAACGATCTGATATAGAAAATAATGCCTGTACATAGACCACTTAATTATAGATTTCTTACATaccattaaaaaggtgaaatacatAACTGTTGGAGTTATCCAATTCTTGATTCATCAATAAATTATActgattaatttaaaatcagaataaaaatcttaaaaaagaCCAAAAAAACCACATGAAAACAGCTGGGTTCTTCAAGAACCGGTGCCAGTGAAGCCCAAATCATCAAAATCTTGAGCAACCagaataaatactataaataacaaaccatctaagaagcacggaaacttcgacaaatTGCGTTTCCCGTTTCAGAAACGTTTCAGAAAccggaaacgtttcgggccgtttttgtaaataataaaaattaaaattattatccacaaataaaaaaatttaactagttacccataaattttacattcgcattgcccacaatacatcaaatatacttatttgtgttgaattatattatattttttatatatttataaaattttaaatatttagtatattaaaatgaattattttgttaattatcataaatatttaaataatatttttataaatatatccctacatttttgttatttacacgttttccccacgtttcgtgtccttcattttgaaaaacttttgttttcccgtgtccgtttcgtatcgtttccgttttccgtttccgtttccaTGCTACCTAGCAGACCAtcatataaacaataaaattgcATAAAAACCATACTAAAACAACTAAATCTCTAATCATAGagacaatttattttaaaaagaaaacaaaaaatataaatatacataaataaatttcatactTTAATTGGGAAAAAATACTAGAATACATCTTTATGGGTTTATATTGTTGAATACAATGACTTGGATTTGGCCCCGAGTCATATCCAATTTTGTGAATGGGTGAAGAGACCCATTTTTATTGAGCGCGCCGTCTGTCTTGATCAGGATGGTTGGCAAAAATGTTTCTAATGTCTTCATCGACACACATCCCTTGATTCAAGCCATGAACTATCATAGTAACGTTATATTACcgttttgattatattttctaTATACCGTCTCTTCTTCCTCATTTGAGATACTCAATTTTTACAAGCCTTAAAATAGTTGCTTTATCATTTCCTCTAAAAACTGAATTTTGGAGCAACTATAGGAGGGTGTTACAAATCGATTTACAAAGTGCAGTGTCAATCGTAATAGCTGTTTTATCTTGGGGACAACGTGGTTGAAAGATTGTATAGCGCCACTAAAATTCCACTGGCCTTCATATAACACAAAACCAATAAATAAGAGATGTTccccataaataaaaaatggaacTAGCCAAGGGTGTTACATTACACTGCTAATCTAAATGGTTCCTTGTCAATCAACGACGGCTATTATTGTAGCATTGTGGAAggcttataatatttatcattaACTCGACCAATTTTTCATTTAGTGTTAACAAATTTTCCTAGTTTATGCATGACCCGAAGAAGGAACACCGGTGGAGGACAAGGACTATCATTCATATCATAAACAACGCTAGGTTTTAACTGTTAATTTGATTGAGaacataaatatcaatttaaaccaaaattaattagAGATAATTATTATCACCCTTGTTGTAAGGTTAGGATTATTGTATGTTCCCTGCATTTCAAAAAAAGACTTAATTACTTTAATAACATGAATTTTAACGTGTTTTCCAATTAAAACACTAACTTTCAATTTAAACGATATAATACatgaactataattttttacaattagaAACCCTGGtcaatttttgtcaaaaaaatattgatgtggGCAACGGATAAACACTATTTTGGTGTCCACGTCGACATATTTAATACGAAAAATTATTCGGcattttaaattgcaaaaatacgaAAATTGGGGGTCCGATATTGTCAAAATTAATAGTTCGTACGAAAACTGCAAAACGCgttaaaattcttaatttttaaagaaattaaatttttgaaagatTATTATTCTCACTAAGTATCTAATTGTTATGGAAAAGCaataatattttagttattCGAACTCATGTGTGATAGTAATTATTCCAATTAATTGTGTGTGAGAGTGTGTTTACGAAACTctgatattatatatatagtcGATGATCAAGGTATTATAACTAATGAAAAGCAAGAAATCATATGAAAAGCAATAAGTAAAatatgaaatgaaatgaaatacgagattaaaataataaattaaattatacaaaCATGAAACAAAGATATGGATAGAAAATTAGGTAGAAGAGCTAGAATTGATTATCAGAAAGAAAATACTACAAAAGATTGTAATCAAAATAGATCAAACCAGAGAGTTATATTTTTACAGGATGTCTTTCTTTCTCGATCAATCaccttttttttatagaaatccTTCGAATTCGTTTCCGAACTTTCCTTTTGCTTATCATTTGTGAGCCTCGTGATGGAAGCCCCTATTGTTTCTCAGAATTATTATTTGAACAAAAATTTCCTACAAACATAGTTGTAGGAAACTCCTGCAACATGTCTTGAAATGTTGCCacgtatcatttataaaatggttactttaacatttaattttggttaattaaCTAGTTGAGTTCAAGTACTAAACTGATTAATTAACCAGAATTAATATAAACCTAAACTAAAAGCACGTAAAATGTACAATGTGAGATTTTTTCTTTATtggtataaattttaattaaaattaaggtacataattttaaatactattaaacatctaacttaaaaataatctaaactatagaatcatatttttttaaaatatcgtaTTTAGTTAATTATGGTCCACTTCAATATCCTCCATAATTAGATAACAAAAAATGTACCAAATAATAGATTGTTTAATTTTGTGCTAACTTTTTTTCaccaaatatattaatttataccaTGTGATGCCGCGTcaatttatccaaaaatattaatttataccaAGTATATTAATTGagttttttgtaaaatttatttttctattcaaTGTATATTATAAATGATATGAACAGTGTATGAGCACTAACAATGAGTTGTGCAGTttgtaattttgaaattatataaaagTTAAGTTAATAGACCAGTTTAGTACCTacacttaactggttaaataaCCAAAATTAAATGGTAGTACTATTTTATCAAGACGAAGTAAACAACGTGGCAGCATCTCAAGGCATGCTGCAGGAGTTTCCTGCTATTATGTTTGCAGGAAAATTTTGTTCTAAACATGTGAGTATTGTTTGCCTTCAGTAAGTGAAAATTAATCTGGATGTGTAAGATTTAAAAGTGTCAGTTTTGTAGTCAAGATTCTTTTAAAAATCtcataaatactttttttatagcGATAAAGCATGTGAGCCAACTGTCTTAcatcaaaatattttagttttttttaccgctaacatttttatactttttaaaaaaaatcttgtaGCGCTTCACAAATAAGATGATTCCAAAACAAGCATTTACATTCTCATCACCTCCGTTGGACATAGATTCTGAATTTAAAATTGTTTGTCAATATTATGATCTATTTTGCCAAAGTTTGTTCATCGGGAGGGAAGAGACCTTTGTGCATTAACCCTATTCATGAATCATGCATAGATGACCAGTTAGATTAGCGAGTGTGTCATTCACGCAATATGTAAAGTAATTAAatggacaaaaaaaataaagtggtaattttctgaaatacatattttgataacttatttacacatttacctgtcaaattttgatttttcttgtttatttttttttatttacaaaaaatatctttttgtttttttaatttcaaaaatatcttttCTTCGATTTCCAATTTCatttttcggtttttcggttcggcCGACCAAACCGACtgacagtttttttatatagtgtaaaattagtgtatatatagtgttaatttttatttttttttatatttttttgaatttttttttatagtgtaacagtagtgtatatatagtgtgtttatggtgtttatatagtgtaagatttgtgtataagtagtgtatatatagtgtatttttagtgtatttatggcgttttgtagtgttttttgtggtttacaccatgaaacactgcaaatacaccataaacactgtaaatgcactataaatatactaaaaaacggcagaaatacactatatacaccaaaaatacactaaaacataaatatattataaaattactccaaatgcaccataaaacaattttttctttacaaaatcagtagcaataaacaaatatatgaataagagaagacaaaataaataattatatgaataatagaacaattttataaacaaaaaattatagatctacaataatttatttataaaatatttaaatcattacaaaaaacctaaaaaattacataaatctaaaaacgagtcgagaaattcatagcgcgaacggaagagacgaacggaggaaaagacgaacagaaaaacgaccggaaatgACGAGAAATCCGTCGGAAGTAGATGAACGGAAACGCGACCGGAAAGACAAACGAAAAAGACGAACGAAAAAGTAATcagaggagataaactgaaaatcaaatgaaaaaaaagaagaaaagaagagagaactttaagagaaaagagagagaagagagagaaaaaaagatggctatgtaaaaatttaacttaaaatgagacaaggcttctttatatagtgagtatttttggtaaataagttagcttattaggtaatgtaggataaaagaaaaaaatgagttaaaatggtgtaaatactttatCAAAAACaagtatttggaaaataattctaaaaataaatgtaaGATAAAAAGAATATAGTTAATAATATAGTTTAAAAGTGGTAGTATAATTTAAGAGCTAAATTATAtactgaatttttatttaatagtaataagtggatatttattttgtaaaatataaattagtatATCCTGGATGTAGAATGTGCAAAGTTGAgggtaagaattttttttactacagtttaaatgcaaaatatttgtggttataaaataaaataaaatgaacttTGATGGAACAAAGGTGGAATATCAAAAACTCTTAGTGAAAATTAGTAAAACCATTAGATATTGTGAAAAAAATAATAGGACTCGGAAATCAATTTCTTTCTTGCACAGCTTATGGTCTCTCAACATTAGAAATATGCATTCGGTTTGGAcctaattaatttcaaatttggttctttaaaccaaattaaaacataacataactcaattttttttaatagcattggataaaataattaaaaaaattataactcaaaTCAAACAAACTAAATATCAGTTtgatttaattcattttttgaaCACTCGTAGACTCTTTGTCGCCATTTAACAAAAGCCTAATGCAGGTGTTAGTGATAATTTAgattatctttaattttgtaATATATTTCATGTCTTGgaataaattacttttttttttgaattcatcaaatctcattaaatcgaatatgaaacagttacatttgtaagaaattcgggataattcgAAAAcaaaacccgatgacctgacatggaacagacaacatgctgtatgattcgcagaccttacttacgaaaataaaaataaattattaactgtttcTCTAATTAAGTGCAGTTTTCAATCAAACTTCGATCAAACTTCATCCATCACCCatcacccgcaaactcacaTCATCCGATTCAACcaccacttgataactccttcataaaaaagagacagcaAACCTTCCGCAGAGGAAGGataacaaacctttcacaaaaaaaggacaaaataaaacattcgcCGTTCAGTCAACAgcaaaatcaaaccattgacggctgccggagaagaaacaataaaaaaactctagacggctagggtttgttttgagagaaaagagaggtttagggtttttttttactttgttaTATGGAATAAATTACTTATTCGCCGTTCAGTCCACTCATGAGCTAGCAAGTTGATTAATTATTAAGATAATGTTGatcgtataaaaaaaattgatacagtTTCCAAAAGTCAAAAATATCCGAGCTATCAAAATGGATGACTGATGTAGCAGAAATCACAACAAACAACAACATAAGTTAAGAGCTgacattaattattaaataatatcagcaattaatttttaaaatttattgattcgATAATAAGAATAGTAAGAATTAGGCATCAACCGTTCATTGATTCTAAAAATACcgaaatttagaaaataaacaaTCACTTCTCAAAGTATCCAAAACTACTATCCAATAATTCATAAGGTTGtttaaatagtaaaataaaataaaactcttaaattaggcataatagaaaataaaacaacaaattttaaaatcagcTGTATTTcgaaatttatcattttaaaagtttaaacgaTGGAATTCAGTCCAAAAGTGTATGGGCTAACAGCAAAACTATTAAGTCTTGTTTATTGACTCGTTTCCGCTCCAATTAGATCTAAAAAATCATCTGATTCGTacaatttttggttttttcgcaaatttttgaaaattttataattttcgatccaacttttttataaattctGAATGCAACGAAAAAAAAGCCCGTTAaaggagtgtttatcccatacaTTGGTTGTGCCATATCGTATTTATAACAAGTCAATGAGTATTTATGATagagaattttttaattattatttaacttttattattaatttttctatgtAGCTAACGTATCACTGGTTTATTACACggaatattttttttccgtCAAAGAGGGTTGAAAAGTTGCATTAACTATGATCTCGATATTGAAAAAGATGGCAGGGTTTTTGACATTTCTGTGTCTCATAGACACAGAAATTCCCGTTTTGTGCCTCCTATCACCAGCCCGCTATCTCAGATAGCGGGCTGCAATTTTttagcaccagcccgccatatgagatggcgggctggttGCTAATTACGGTGATTATATTAATCACCGtaattagcaccagcccgccatctcatatggcgggctggtgactgatccccaatcattggggatcagcccaatgattggggagagagttaattactctctccccaatcatttgaAGCTGATTGGGCATAATTGCCCAatcagtttattttttaaaaaaaaaaaaattatttaaccaATTGATTGTAATTTACGTTGACTATTTTCGGGTTATTTTCGGACACTTCCGAgcgttattttataaaacaaatttaaaaaatattgtagttgatctttaaaactttataaatgtcATTTGtaatttaagaagttaagtttgACATTAATTTTGAAGATCTTACAAATGTCGAATAAAGTTCGAGTAAAAATGAAAGTCGTAGACGGTGGTGCGGACTATATTAATatccaatttattttgagttagatctattttaattaagtgattttaatagttaaatttgCCTAATAGTGTAGTAtttgattaattgattatatgttaaattttagtaattCACGCTTTTAGTAAAAAACACGTCATTGCTATgctatactttttaaaaatagattaacaaatttagggtttatgattttgattgttatgaagtgtttttactgttttgtaaataattataaaaaagccatacaaacaaattaaaataagtcaaataatcaaaaatatgtggacaacaataaaaaaagctATAAAATACAACTACATGTTTGTTCTATCTGGGGTCCGTAAGAGTGTCCTCAAGTTTCGACCCCTGTTCTGACGCCGACTCATCTGGGTATGAGTCAATGGCCGATAAGGTCTGAGATCTGGGCCGGAGCTGTTGTTGTCGCTACCACTTGGACTGACCACATCGTCATCCTCGTCATCAGGAGCCTGTGAGGAGGGGTTCCCTAACCCCAGGGAAAATGAAGGAGGCGTCATGTTAGCAACATCACCAAGTGGAGGTGTGGGAGCCTGCAAATTGCTCACCCACTCATCAGTTAGAGAAAAATGCATTTGCGATGGGCTCTGAGTTGGGCGGGAAGAGGAGGAAGGCGGCTGTGGAATGTACCCCTGAAGAAGCTGGCTAAAACTACCTACTGCAGGCGTTTGAGGATAGGACAAGTTCTCTTCAAATAGTCCTCCGTACTGCTGGGCTGGAGGTGTCTGTGTCGGGGGTGGTGGCTGAAAGGGGGTAAAAGCGGAACCACCGTAAGTGGAGAAGTCCTGAGGTACTGAATAAGACGAAGATGGTGGCGCCTCGGGCTGTGAAGAGGTGCTTCCATACTACAAAAGTTAGGGCTACTGTCCTCCCTATAGGTCTGGTCCATGTCATTCCTGATCCGTCTGTTTACCGGTCGCCCCTTCGCTCTTATCCTGTTAACATCTGGGATGAAAGGTATCTCCCGAGAAGCAATCCACATCTTGCCGTCAGGTAACTGTTTAAACGGAGTATTCCAGACTTGAATGGCATTCTCGGTTCTATAGCGCCACCTGATGAAGTCGTGGGGGTTCAACTTCTGATCGTGAATGACTGCCATGGCATGGGAGCAGGGCAATTTACGGTGTTGAAACTTTCCGCACGAGCACCTCCTTTTTTTAAGGTTGACCTTTTGAATATTACCTCCCTTATTCCGCTGATTGTCCTTCTTGGTGGTCACCCTGCAAGTCATGTTGTCCGAGTTATATTTCTTGCAACTATGGTAGCGGGCCTTTAGCGTTGCCTTTTTGATGTGCGCGATGCAGATCGGAGTAAACATGACGCCTTTGGCGATTAGGTCTTTATACATGTCCCAACGCCGGACAAACGTATCACTGAGCTTGTCAAAGATAGCCTCTATCATTGCTGTGATAGGAAGGCCCCTTATATTCTTCAGCATCGCATTAACGGACTCGGCGTAGTTCGTTGTCATAACCCCGTTTCGTTGCCCTTTTTTGTCATGACACATAGTCCACTGCTCGGGTCTCAAATGTTCTGTGTTGGTCAAGTATGCATGCCCTTCTGCCGATCTTATCCTCATGCTCTCAATGCATGCGTTGTACTTCTTCTCTTGAAAGGCCCGACCTATACGTATGTATGATTGTAATTGTTAGTGGGAGATATTgtacattcttttaaaaaaatcaggCTTTCATTAGTTTCACAAAATATTACCCGCTTTCTCAGCCAAGTCCTTCAACTCCCTATTTCCGATTAAAGAGTGGAAATTGGCCATTAAATGCCTTATGCAGAAAAACTGATCGACGTCGTCCCACTCCGGACGTCTCAAAACGGAAATTAATCCGGGAGCACGATCAGAAACGATGGCAACCTTGCGATTGCGTAAGACTTGATCTCGGAGATGACCCAGGAAATATTCAAAACTGGCAATGGATTCGGATTCTACGAGCGCAAAAGCCACCGGCATTATATGGTTGTTGCCATCTATCGCCGAAGCTATCAACATGTGCATCTTAAATTTTCCGTATAAGTGAGTGCCGTCGATGAATAGAATTGGCTTGCAAAACGGAAATTCGTCCACCATCGGGAAGAACGTCCAGAACATCCGTTCGAAAATTCTACATTGAAGCCCGCCACACTCGGATATTGGACCTGTCGGAAATGGATATTGTTAGAAATAAATCTACTTAATGTACGCACATTCAAATCCACAACACTAATAGATTTCATACCTTCGCCATGCCAGAACGATCCAGGATTCACTTTCACCACATTATCCATGAACTTTGTCAGTTGACTGTAATTGTATTCCCAGTCCCCATAAACGCTGGAGATTGCCCTCTCTTTGCCGTACCACACCCTTTTATACAGAAGAGCTACTCCGGTAAATTCAAGTAGTCCCGCAATCAACGTCTTGATCCGTATGTCACGCTGACCTAGCACTTGCGTCTTAATATAATTGGCGATCTGAGCAATCCCAAAATTTCGGTGGTGACGAACTGACACTTGCATATCGCATATGTGTGGCCCGATATATTTTGTCAACGTCCATGTGTTGGTTTTCTTAAGAAGTGTGGCACGCAGCCACCATGGGCATATCTCTTTGTGCTTGCAAACGAGAACCAACGTTTTCAGCGTCGTCCGACAACTCTGAAACTCTCTTCCATTGTCCACCGAATAGGTAACAGCACAAGCCCGAACAGCATCTCGGCTCGAGAAAGTCATCCCTTCTTCAAACTCCATCCCCCTCTCCCACTCAACTTTCTGCTTTTCCCATGAGTCCAAGTCGACGTCGAAGTCTTCGAGATCTACACGTCTAACATGTGCCGGCAGTCGGGACTGGTACACTGTATTACCAAGTTCAGCAGCAATGAGTATGTCTTCCATATTCTCCACTTCGGTCTCGTAGTGATCGTGTTCTCCTTCTTCCTCACTGTCCCTCTCCGACTCACTAGAAGCAGATATATGCAGTTGATCAATAGAAATATCTTCAACAACCGCCTTGCGGTACTCCACGTACAACTCTAAAAATCTTAGTGCTGGCATGCGACATGCCTCGGTCTGAATAGCACATACATGTGGGTCGCCCTGGACATCCATTAAGGAATATGAATATATTTGTTCCCCTTGAAAATGAGGAACCCGAAAATATATCTTACTGATCTCCACCGGGCCCACAGCACTGGTTATTGCCGATCCACAAATATCAATCAACTGTTGGAAATTTATTCTTCCAGtcaacggcacttgcacataaCTACCCCCAAAATATTCTACTCCGCGGGGAGAGTTTACAATACTACCGTCAAACCGTATCACAAACGACAAATCGATTGTCGTCATTGCTACAAGCATTTGTCATGAATAAATGTTACtcttatttctaaaattaatttctaatattcacAGGTTActcattaaaaattataaagactattctatcttattttttaaaaaattaaaaattaatttctaataaaTGTTActctgatttttaaaataaaattctaatattCACAGGCTactcattaaaaaattaataactacaTTATATACTAACAATTATGTCATATTTTCTTAACaattaataactttataaaaaACTTACTCTAaatttcaaaacacaaattCTAGACAAATTGTATACGACATTGCTATGATATATTTTCAAATACTAATTTCTAATTTCTAcactatattaaaaattatatcaatttctaaaatataataCTTAACAATATTcctatgaaattttttaaactaaataaatttttaaaataatgtaaattttttaaatttctataactTCTAACAATTACtaaactataatattttttttaaaatatatttaatctaATTCTAATATTTTCTAATCTATAATAAACtctaacattttttaatttcaatattttcaaaaataaagtaaaactaaatgaattaaaaataaattacggATTAACCTCTTGTAGACCTCGTAAAATAGCAGACCGAAAAATAATATGTAGCTCCAGAAAAATATCCGATAAGCTCCACAAAATAAACTCCGTCGCTTCAACCAATTCCGGAAAAATCACTCCGTCAAACTCTactaaaatttactaatttttttttaacgagATAAccactaaaatttaattacaattccctattttttttctctatattctaatttcaatttctaaaatataataCTTAACAAGATTcctatgaaattttttaaactaaataaatatttaaaataatgtaaattttttaaatttctataactTCTAACAATTACtaaactataatattttttttaaaatatatttaatctaATTCTAACATTTTCTAATCTATAATAAACtctaacattttttaatttcaatattttcaaaaataaagtaaaactaaatgaattaaaaataaattacggACTAACCTCTTGTAGACCTCGTAAAATAGCAGACCGAAAAATAATATGTAGCTCCAGAAAAATATCCGATAAGCTCCACAAAATAAACTCCGTCGCTTCAACCAATTCCGGAAAAATCACTCCGTCAAActctactaatttttttttttttaacgagATAAccactaaaatttaattacaatttcctatttttttttctctatcttctaatttttttttcttctttaaaattttTGTTCTCTCCGTTTGAATAGGTGAGTGCTGAAGCACTCACCTATTTAAAGCAAAgcagcccgccatatgagatggcgggctgcTTTGCTTTAAATGATTCCCTGCTGTTGCAGGGAATCAGtcaccagcccgccatatgagatggcgggctggtgctaattaCGGTGATTAATATAATCACCGTAATTAGccaccagcccgccatctcatatggcgggctggtgctaaAAAATTGCAGCCCGCTATCTGAGATAGCGGGCTGGTGTTAGGAGGCACAAAACGGGAATTTCTGTGTCTATGAGACACAGAAATGTCAAAAACCCCCTAAATGTCACATAATTTCTCACGATATAGTAAAATCTACATAAAATGCATCGCATAATTACTTTCTTGAAATTATTCACCAAGTTAATGCCCTGTCaccatttaattaaaaataataaaaacaatgaGAGGATAAGACATGTTTGGTAATCATACATTATTTTCTCAAGCAAAATGATTTAGATTCAAGTGAAATTTGACTTGATAATGTAACTATTTATACTTTTATGCttggaaaatttaaaataatataacatatGAGTATTTATGAAAGAAATAGAATCCACTGCATTGCtgttaaaatgttaatttatttgaaaatttacataataaaataatttctcactaatacatatttataaaaaaaataattcaattcaatttagaC
This region of Mercurialis annua linkage group LG1-X, ddMerAnnu1.2, whole genome shotgun sequence genomic DNA includes:
- the LOC126683191 gene encoding uncharacterized protein LOC126683191 isoform X1 — its product is MLVAMTTIDLSFVIRFDGSIVNSPRGVEYFGGSYVQVPLTGRINFQQLIDICGSAITSAVGPVEISKIYFRVPHFQGEQIYSYSLMDVQGDPHVCAIQTEACRMPALRFLELYVEYRKAVVEDISIDQLHISASSESERDSEEEGEHDHYETEVENMEDILIAAELGNTVYQSRLPAHVRRVDLEDFDVDLDSWEKQKVEWERGMEFEEGMTFSSRDAVRACAVTYSVDNGREFQSCRTTLKTLVLVCKHKEICPWWLRATLLKKTNTWTLTKYIGPHICDMQVSVRHHRNFGIAQIANYIKTQVLGQRDIRIKTLIAGLLEFTGVALLYKRVWYGKERAISSVYGDWEYNYSQLTKFMDNVVKVNPGSFWHGEGPISECGGLQCRIFERMFWTFFPMVDEFPFCKPILFIDGTHLYGKFKMHMLIASAIDGNNHIMPVAFALVESESIASFEYFLGHLRDQVLRNRKVAIVSDRAPGLISVLRRPEWDDVDQFFCIRHLMANFHSLIGNRELKDLAEKAGRAFQEKKYNACIESMRIRSAEGHAYLTNTEHLRPEQWTMCHDKKGQRNGVMTTNYAESVNAMLKNIRGLPITAMIEAIFDKLSDTFVRRWDMYKDLIAKGVMFTPICIAHIKKATLKARYHSCKKYNSDNMTCRVTTKKDNQRNKGGNIQKVNLKKRRCSCGKFQHRKLPCSHAMAVIHDQKLNPHDFIRWRYRTENAIQVWNTPFKQLPDGKMWIASREIPFIPDVNRIRAKGRPVNRRIRNDMDQTYREDSSPNFCSMEAPLHSPRRHHLRLIQYLRTSPLTVVPLLPPFSHHPRHRHLQPSSTEDYLKRTCPILKRLQ
- the LOC126683191 gene encoding uncharacterized protein LOC126683191 isoform X2, whose translation is MTTIDLSFVIRFDGSIVNSPRGVEYFGGSYVQVPLTGRINFQQLIDICGSAITSAVGPVEISKIYFRVPHFQGEQIYSYSLMDVQGDPHVCAIQTEACRMPALRFLELYVEYRKAVVEDISIDQLHISASSESERDSEEEGEHDHYETEVENMEDILIAAELGNTVYQSRLPAHVRRVDLEDFDVDLDSWEKQKVEWERGMEFEEGMTFSSRDAVRACAVTYSVDNGREFQSCRTTLKTLVLVCKHKEICPWWLRATLLKKTNTWTLTKYIGPHICDMQVSVRHHRNFGIAQIANYIKTQVLGQRDIRIKTLIAGLLEFTGVALLYKRVWYGKERAISSVYGDWEYNYSQLTKFMDNVVKVNPGSFWHGEGPISECGGLQCRIFERMFWTFFPMVDEFPFCKPILFIDGTHLYGKFKMHMLIASAIDGNNHIMPVAFALVESESIASFEYFLGHLRDQVLRNRKVAIVSDRAPGLISVLRRPEWDDVDQFFCIRHLMANFHSLIGNRELKDLAEKAGRAFQEKKYNACIESMRIRSAEGHAYLTNTEHLRPEQWTMCHDKKGQRNGVMTTNYAESVNAMLKNIRGLPITAMIEAIFDKLSDTFVRRWDMYKDLIAKGVMFTPICIAHIKKATLKARYHSCKKYNSDNMTCRVTTKKDNQRNKGGNIQKVNLKKRRCSCGKFQHRKLPCSHAMAVIHDQKLNPHDFIRWRYRTENAIQVWNTPFKQLPDGKMWIASREIPFIPDVNRIRAKGRPVNRRIRNDMDQTYREDSSPNFCSMEAPLHSPRRHHLRLIQYLRTSPLTVVPLLPPFSHHPRHRHLQPSSTEDYLKRTCPILKRLQ